The following coding sequences lie in one Phycicoccus duodecadis genomic window:
- a CDS encoding PadR family transcriptional regulator, producing MDDTQLVKGVLDLAVLAVVAREDGYGYDIVRRLREAGLEEVGDASVYGTLRRLYAAGALTSYVVPSDEGPHRKYYGINPEGRHVLETQAKTWGGFVATMDGLLTGAGVAS from the coding sequence ATGGACGACACCCAGCTGGTCAAGGGCGTGCTCGACCTGGCGGTGCTCGCCGTGGTTGCGCGGGAGGACGGCTACGGCTACGACATCGTGCGGCGGTTGCGCGAGGCGGGCCTCGAGGAGGTCGGCGACGCGTCGGTCTACGGCACGCTGCGCCGGCTGTACGCCGCGGGGGCGCTGACGTCGTACGTCGTGCCCTCCGACGAGGGACCGCACCGCAAGTACTACGGCATCAACCCGGAGGGACGTCACGTGCTCGAGACCCAGGCGAAGACATGGGGTGGCTTCGTCGCCACCATGGACGGGCTGCTGACCGGGGCGGGGGTGGCCTCGTGA
- a CDS encoding exopolyphosphatase: MTGRRVAAVDCGTNSIRLLIADVGDDGLLTDVVRRTEVVRLGQGIDRTGVIAPDAMERTLARSREYAAQCRERGVRDVRFVATSASRDARNADEFVAGVREAFGDLDVAPEVVAGDVEARLSFTGATGDLRRLGIPGPYLVVDLGGGSTELVRGTDAVEAGRSIDIGCVRLTERHLAGDPPTDDEVVAARADVAAALDTAEEVVDLAGLSAVVGLAGSITTVTAHLLALDRYDPEAVHLAELPLAEHRTACRGLLGMARADRGALPYMHPGRVDVIGAGALVWHEVLGRVALRSPGARVVTSEHDILDGIALSVAAR; the protein is encoded by the coding sequence ATGACGGGGCGCCGGGTGGCGGCCGTCGACTGCGGCACCAACTCCATCCGCCTGCTCATCGCCGACGTCGGCGACGACGGGCTCCTCACCGACGTCGTGCGGCGCACCGAGGTCGTGCGGCTCGGTCAGGGCATCGACCGCACGGGCGTCATCGCCCCCGACGCGATGGAGCGCACCCTCGCCCGCTCCCGCGAGTACGCCGCCCAGTGCCGCGAGCGCGGCGTGCGCGACGTGCGCTTCGTCGCCACCTCGGCCTCGCGCGATGCCCGCAACGCCGACGAGTTCGTGGCCGGGGTCCGCGAGGCGTTCGGCGACCTCGACGTCGCGCCGGAGGTTGTCGCGGGCGACGTCGAGGCGCGGCTGTCGTTCACCGGCGCCACCGGAGACCTGCGGCGGCTCGGCATCCCCGGCCCGTACCTCGTCGTCGACCTCGGCGGCGGCTCCACCGAGCTGGTCCGGGGGACCGACGCCGTCGAGGCGGGGCGCTCGATCGACATCGGCTGCGTACGCCTCACCGAGCGGCACCTGGCCGGTGACCCGCCCACCGACGACGAGGTCGTGGCCGCGCGCGCCGACGTCGCGGCCGCCCTCGACACCGCCGAGGAGGTCGTCGACCTCGCCGGGCTGTCGGCCGTGGTCGGGCTGGCCGGGTCGATCACCACCGTCACCGCGCACCTGCTCGCCCTCGACCGCTACGACCCCGAGGCCGTGCACCTGGCCGAGCTGCCCCTGGCCGAGCACCGCACCGCGTGCCGCGGGCTACTGGGGATGGCGCGGGCCGACCGCGGCGCGCTCCCGTACATGCACCCCGGCCGGGTCGACGTCATCGGGGCCGGCGCGCTGGTCTGGCACGAGGTGCTGGGGCGCGTGGCCCTGCGCTCACCCGGCGCGCGCGTCGTCACCAGCGAGCACGACATCCTCGACGGCATCGCGCTGTCGGTCGCCGCCCGCTGA
- a CDS encoding DUF501 domain-containing protein, whose amino-acid sequence MTPPAPPVPPTAADLDAVTRQLGRPVRGVAEVGHRCPCGEPDVVRTEPRLPDGTPFPTSFYATCPRLTGAVSTLESRGVMREMSERLDADPELRAAYRAAHADYLTRRAELGDVPEVAGVSAGGMPTRVKCLHVLVAHSLSAGPGVNPLGDEALAMLGPWWERHPCAAVTAAERAGDASPDGR is encoded by the coding sequence GTGACCCCGCCCGCTCCGCCCGTCCCGCCCACCGCCGCGGATCTCGATGCCGTCACGCGCCAGCTCGGCCGCCCGGTCCGCGGCGTGGCCGAGGTGGGCCACCGTTGCCCGTGCGGTGAGCCCGATGTCGTCCGTACCGAGCCGCGATTGCCCGACGGCACCCCGTTCCCGACCTCGTTCTACGCCACCTGTCCCCGGCTGACGGGAGCGGTCTCCACGCTCGAGAGCCGGGGCGTGATGCGCGAAATGAGCGAGCGTCTCGACGCCGACCCCGAGCTGCGGGCCGCCTACCGGGCCGCGCACGCCGACTACCTGACGCGCCGGGCCGAGCTCGGCGACGTCCCCGAGGTCGCCGGGGTCTCGGCCGGGGGGATGCCGACGCGCGTCAAGTGCCTCCACGTGCTCGTGGCCCACTCGCTCTCCGCCGGGCCGGGGGTCAACCCGCTGGGCGACGAGGCCCTCGCGATGCTGGGCCCCTGGTGGGAGCGCCATCCGTGCGCCGCGGTCACGGCCGCCGAACGCGCGGGCGACGCCTCGCCCGACGGCCGATGA
- a CDS encoding FtsB family cell division protein codes for MRRAPAGWRRVGGAATNRVVRRGVVLVSILAFLAVLLGSSVAAWFHQRTQIAALRERVASQEADVAALRAERERWNDPAYVEQQARERLKFVRPGERSYTVLDPAPATATTPEIAGPGAREKVAPRPWYDTVWESVRTADAPGARR; via the coding sequence GTGCGCCGAGCACCGGCCGGCTGGCGCCGGGTCGGCGGCGCTGCCACCAACCGGGTGGTGCGCCGCGGTGTCGTGCTGGTCTCGATCCTCGCCTTCCTCGCCGTCCTACTCGGGTCCTCGGTCGCGGCGTGGTTCCACCAGCGCACCCAGATCGCGGCGCTGCGCGAGCGGGTCGCCTCGCAGGAGGCCGACGTCGCCGCGCTGCGCGCCGAGCGTGAGCGCTGGAACGACCCGGCGTACGTCGAGCAGCAGGCGCGGGAGCGGCTCAAGTTCGTGCGGCCGGGGGAGCGCTCGTACACCGTCCTCGACCCGGCGCCGGCCACCGCCACGACCCCCGAGATCGCCGGTCCGGGCGCGCGCGAGAAGGTCGCGCCGCGCCCCTGGTACGACACCGTCTGGGAGTCGGTGCGCACGGCCGACGCCCCCGGAGCCCGCCGGTGA
- the eno gene encoding phosphopyruvate hydratase: MASIDAVGAREILDSRGNPTVEVEVALDDGTVARAAVPSGASTGAFEAVERRDGDKNRYLGKGVEKAVDAVIDELGPKLLGFEASEQRLVDAEMLAVDGSANKEKIGANAILGVSLAVARAAADSADLPLFRYVGGPNAHVLPVPMMNILNGGSHADSNVDIQEFMIAPIGAETFREALRWGAEVYHALKGVLKEKGLATGLGDEGGFAPNLESNRAALDLILEAIEKAGYTPGEQIALALDVAASEFYSDGSYAFEGGTKTAEEMVDYYADLVASYPLVSIEDPLNEEDWDGWKAMTDRLGDQVQIVGDDLFVTNPERLARGIASGTANALLVKVNQIGSLTETLDAVDLAHRNGYRCMMSHRSGETEDTTIADLAVATNCGQIKTGAPARSERVAKYNQLLRIEEELDDAAEYAGAGAFPRFAARRQG, translated from the coding sequence GTGGCCAGCATCGATGCAGTAGGCGCGCGCGAGATCCTCGACTCGCGCGGCAACCCCACCGTCGAGGTCGAGGTCGCCCTCGACGACGGCACCGTGGCCCGTGCGGCCGTCCCGAGCGGCGCCTCCACCGGCGCGTTCGAGGCCGTCGAGCGCCGCGACGGTGACAAGAACCGCTACCTCGGCAAGGGTGTCGAGAAGGCCGTCGACGCCGTCATCGACGAGCTCGGCCCCAAGCTGCTCGGCTTCGAGGCCAGCGAGCAGCGCCTCGTCGACGCCGAGATGCTGGCCGTCGACGGCAGCGCCAACAAGGAGAAGATCGGCGCCAACGCCATCCTCGGCGTGAGCCTGGCCGTCGCGCGCGCCGCCGCCGACTCGGCCGACCTGCCCCTGTTCCGCTACGTCGGCGGCCCCAACGCGCACGTCCTGCCGGTGCCGATGATGAACATCCTCAACGGCGGCAGCCACGCCGACTCCAACGTCGACATCCAGGAGTTCATGATCGCGCCCATCGGCGCCGAGACCTTCCGCGAGGCCCTGCGCTGGGGCGCCGAGGTCTACCACGCGCTGAAGGGCGTGCTGAAGGAGAAGGGCCTGGCCACCGGGCTCGGCGACGAGGGCGGCTTCGCGCCGAACCTGGAGTCGAACCGGGCCGCGCTCGACCTCATCCTCGAGGCCATCGAGAAGGCCGGTTACACCCCGGGCGAGCAGATCGCGCTGGCGCTCGACGTCGCCGCCTCCGAGTTCTACTCCGACGGCTCGTACGCCTTCGAGGGCGGCACCAAGACCGCCGAGGAGATGGTCGACTACTACGCCGACCTCGTCGCGTCCTACCCGCTGGTCTCCATCGAGGACCCGCTCAACGAGGAGGACTGGGACGGCTGGAAGGCCATGACCGACCGCCTCGGCGACCAGGTGCAGATCGTCGGCGACGACCTCTTCGTCACCAACCCCGAGCGCCTCGCCCGTGGCATCGCGTCGGGCACGGCGAACGCCCTCCTGGTGAAGGTCAACCAGATCGGCTCGCTCACCGAGACCCTCGACGCCGTCGACCTGGCGCACCGCAACGGCTACCGCTGCATGATGAGCCACCGTTCCGGCGAGACCGAGGACACCACGATCGCCGACCTCGCGGTGGCGACGAACTGCGGCCAGATCAAGACCGGCGCCCCGGCCCGGTCCGAGCGCGTCGCCAAGTACAACCAGCTGCTGCGCATCGAGGAGGAGCTCGACGACGCCGCCGAGTACGCCGGTGCCGGCGCCTTCCCGCGCTTCGCGGCGCGCCGCCAGGGCTGA
- a CDS encoding type IV toxin-antitoxin system AbiEi family antitoxin domain-containing protein — protein MLPDLRRLLATGPGVLDTATARRGGLSPDDLRCAVSAGDLRRVRRGLYAAAPVWDAAPPWERYRLTVVGVIAAHPRWVASHHAALVLHGLPMHGVDLTTVDVAGTVRTTKVRRGLHVHRLAAHHQHLVTAHPRALPPAVACLQVAARDGVEAGVVALDGALHERRCGTDDLVAALAHPGLKHGIARARAAVERADGRAESPGESRTRLVLEALGVEVRSQVDVHDAAGFVGRVDRLVGGRVVVEFDGMVKYGGIEGPSELAREKRREERLRDAGYRVVRVTWAELADPAAVLARVRAALAGAAA, from the coding sequence GTGCTCCCCGACCTGCGACGACTCCTCGCGACCGGCCCCGGCGTCCTGGACACCGCCACCGCCCGGCGGGGCGGCCTGTCGCCGGACGACCTACGGTGCGCCGTCTCGGCCGGCGACCTGCGCCGCGTCCGACGCGGGCTCTACGCCGCCGCCCCGGTCTGGGACGCCGCGCCGCCGTGGGAGCGCTACCGGCTCACCGTCGTCGGGGTCATCGCCGCGCATCCCCGCTGGGTCGCCTCCCATCACGCCGCACTGGTCCTGCACGGGCTGCCGATGCACGGGGTCGACCTGACCACGGTCGACGTCGCCGGCACGGTGCGCACGACCAAGGTCCGCCGCGGCCTGCACGTCCACCGGCTCGCGGCCCACCACCAGCACTTGGTCACCGCGCATCCCCGGGCCCTGCCGCCGGCCGTGGCGTGCCTGCAGGTGGCGGCGCGCGACGGCGTCGAGGCCGGGGTCGTGGCCCTCGACGGCGCGCTGCACGAGCGGCGGTGCGGCACCGACGACCTGGTGGCCGCTCTCGCCCATCCCGGCCTGAAGCACGGGATCGCGCGCGCCCGCGCCGCGGTCGAGCGCGCCGACGGACGGGCCGAGTCGCCAGGCGAGTCACGGACGCGCCTGGTCCTCGAGGCGCTCGGGGTCGAGGTCCGCAGCCAGGTCGACGTCCACGACGCGGCCGGCTTCGTGGGCCGCGTGGACCGGCTCGTCGGCGGCCGGGTGGTGGTCGAGTTCGACGGGATGGTCAAGTACGGCGGCATCGAGGGCCCCTCCGAGCTCGCCCGCGAGAAGCGCCGCGAGGAACGGCTGCGCGACGCCGGATACCGCGTCGTGCGGGTCACCTGGGCCGAGCTGGCCGACCCGGCGGCCGTACTGGCCCGGGTGCGGGCGGCCCTGGCCGGCGCGGCCGCCTGA
- a CDS encoding pseudouridine-5'-phosphate glycosidase — protein MTTATTPHPMLAVAPEVREALADGRPVVALESTIISHGMPYPQNVGMAREVEQIVRDHGAVPATIAILDGRPTVGLSDDELEMFGADTAIRKVSVRDLPHVVATGVHGATTVASTMRIAALAGIRVFVTGGLGGVHQGAETSMDVSADLTELSRTEVAVISAGVKSILDIGRTLEVLETLGVPVVGYGTDEFPSFFSRSSGLPVPMRLDTPEEVAALMQASFGLGLGSGISIANPVPAEDEMPRADIDAVITRALADCAERGITGKDITPYLLGRLVELSDGRSLRTNLALVRNNAVVGTAIAVAYAGLA, from the coding sequence ATGACCACCGCCACCACGCCGCACCCGATGCTCGCCGTCGCCCCCGAGGTCCGCGAGGCACTGGCCGACGGCCGGCCCGTCGTGGCGCTGGAGTCGACGATCATCAGCCACGGGATGCCCTACCCGCAGAACGTCGGCATGGCGCGCGAGGTCGAGCAGATCGTGCGCGACCACGGCGCCGTCCCGGCCACCATCGCCATCCTCGACGGCCGCCCCACGGTGGGCCTGTCGGACGACGAGCTCGAGATGTTCGGCGCCGACACCGCCATCCGCAAGGTCAGCGTGCGCGACCTCCCGCACGTCGTCGCCACCGGGGTCCACGGCGCCACCACCGTCGCGAGCACCATGCGGATCGCTGCCCTGGCCGGCATCCGGGTCTTCGTCACCGGCGGCCTGGGGGGCGTGCACCAGGGCGCCGAGACCTCGATGGACGTCTCGGCCGACCTCACCGAGCTCTCGCGCACCGAGGTCGCCGTCATCTCCGCCGGGGTGAAGTCGATCCTGGACATCGGTCGCACCCTCGAGGTGCTCGAGACCCTCGGTGTGCCGGTGGTCGGCTACGGCACCGACGAGTTCCCGTCGTTCTTCTCGCGCTCCAGCGGCCTGCCGGTGCCGATGCGCCTCGACACCCCGGAGGAGGTGGCGGCGCTGATGCAGGCGTCGTTCGGGCTGGGGCTCGGCAGCGGCATCTCCATCGCGAACCCGGTTCCCGCCGAGGACGAGATGCCGCGTGCCGACATCGACGCCGTGATCACGCGCGCGCTGGCCGACTGCGCCGAGCGCGGCATCACCGGCAAGGACATCACGCCGTACCTGCTCGGCCGCCTGGTCGAGCTGTCGGACGGGCGCTCGCTGCGGACCAACCTCGCGCTGGTGCGCAACAACGCCGTCGTCGGCACCGCCATCGCCGTCGCGTACGCCGGACTGGCCTGA
- a CDS encoding PfkB family carbohydrate kinase has protein sequence MSLTERERAIVALLRADPLLDAAGLAERLGSTRAAVSVHLSNLTRKGVLLGRGYLVRPDAGSVLVVGGAVLDLKVRTSTPPVLATSNPGTATSAVGGVGRNIAENLARLGTPTALVAAVGRDAAADTVLGRTSEAGVDCRHVILSPHPTGTYTALLDHVGDLHLAVADMRATDELTVGDLAVVPSLLAGAGALIVDCNLHVDVIRWLLTTAAAAGVPAVLEPVSVAKATEAAPALDGSVPLHTVTPNVDELAALVGAPVADAVDDVVRAAGVLHARGVERVWVRRGTRGSLLSVDAGVDGDGAARRVVLVAAPAVEVADVTGAGDAMTAGYVHAVLRGEGVVEAARTGQVLAALTCASPDTVRPDLTAALVAAHLTPTHPATEETSR, from the coding sequence ATGAGCCTGACCGAGCGGGAGCGCGCGATCGTCGCCCTGCTGCGCGCCGACCCCCTGCTGGATGCCGCGGGGCTGGCCGAGCGCCTCGGCTCGACGCGCGCGGCCGTGTCGGTGCACCTGTCGAACCTCACCCGCAAGGGCGTGCTGCTGGGGCGCGGCTACCTGGTGCGGCCGGATGCCGGGTCCGTGCTCGTCGTCGGCGGAGCCGTCCTCGACCTGAAGGTCCGCACCAGCACGCCGCCGGTCCTGGCCACCAGCAACCCCGGCACGGCCACCTCGGCGGTCGGGGGGGTGGGGCGCAACATCGCCGAGAACCTGGCCCGGCTCGGCACGCCCACGGCGCTGGTCGCCGCGGTCGGGCGTGATGCCGCGGCCGACACCGTGCTCGGGCGCACCTCCGAGGCGGGCGTCGACTGCCGCCACGTGATCCTCTCGCCGCACCCGACCGGCACCTACACCGCGCTGCTCGACCACGTCGGCGACCTGCACCTGGCCGTCGCCGACATGCGTGCCACCGACGAGCTGACCGTGGGCGACCTGGCCGTCGTGCCGTCGCTGCTGGCCGGCGCCGGGGCTCTGATCGTCGACTGCAACCTGCACGTCGACGTCATCCGCTGGCTGCTCACGACCGCGGCGGCGGCCGGGGTGCCGGCGGTCCTCGAGCCGGTCAGCGTCGCCAAGGCCACCGAGGCCGCACCGGCGCTCGACGGCTCGGTGCCGCTGCACACCGTCACGCCCAACGTCGACGAGCTCGCGGCCCTCGTCGGCGCCCCGGTCGCCGACGCCGTCGACGACGTCGTGCGGGCGGCCGGTGTGCTGCACGCGCGCGGCGTCGAGCGCGTCTGGGTGCGCCGTGGCACCCGCGGCAGTCTGCTCTCGGTCGACGCCGGCGTCGACGGCGACGGTGCCGCGCGCCGGGTCGTCCTGGTCGCCGCGCCCGCGGTCGAGGTCGCCGACGTCACCGGCGCCGGCGACGCGATGACGGCCGGCTACGTCCACGCCGTCCTGCGTGGCGAGGGTGTCGTCGAGGCCGCCCGCACCGGCCAGGTCCTGGCCGCCCTCACCTGTGCCTCGCCCGACACCGTCCGCCCCGACCTGACCGCCGCCCTGGTCGCGGCCCACCTGACCCCCACCCACCCCGCCACCGAGGAGACCTCCCGATGA
- a CDS encoding MazG family protein, with translation MSTGRLGLLVTSPRVAPGLLSAAAWSAVSGAGRLLARADDEPLVEALADAGVAVEAVGDLPPAALARLLVDAAGLGSVVWLGSADADPGLSDAVASEVSRLESPPDVELVVGSWDVQGGRLLDVVAAMDRLRSPGGCPWDAEQTHASLAPYLVEEAHEVLEAIDGGDPRALAEELGDVLLQVVFHARVAEDAPEGDAFDVDTVAGLLVEKLVRRHPHVFADGQATTPGEVEQEWERIKALEKAGAGDAYAQDLLHGIPPTLPPALAADKVLARMRRRDLEAQPAVLAELEEARAALAQAEERVRAAVADVAGSAVPTA, from the coding sequence GTGAGCACCGGCCGGCTCGGCCTCCTCGTCACCTCGCCCCGCGTCGCGCCGGGGCTGCTGTCGGCCGCCGCCTGGTCGGCCGTCTCCGGGGCCGGCCGGCTGCTCGCGCGCGCCGACGACGAGCCGCTGGTCGAGGCCCTGGCCGACGCCGGGGTCGCCGTCGAGGCGGTGGGCGACCTGCCGCCCGCGGCGTTGGCCCGGCTGTTGGTGGACGCCGCCGGGCTCGGCTCGGTGGTGTGGCTGGGCTCGGCCGACGCCGACCCCGGGCTGTCGGACGCCGTGGCCTCCGAGGTCTCGCGGCTCGAGTCCCCGCCCGACGTGGAGCTGGTCGTCGGCTCGTGGGACGTCCAGGGCGGCCGGCTGCTCGACGTGGTGGCCGCCATGGACCGGCTGCGCTCGCCGGGCGGCTGCCCCTGGGACGCCGAGCAGACCCACGCCTCGCTGGCCCCGTACCTGGTCGAGGAGGCCCACGAGGTGCTCGAGGCCATCGACGGCGGTGACCCACGGGCGCTGGCCGAGGAGCTCGGCGACGTGCTGCTCCAGGTCGTCTTCCACGCCCGGGTGGCCGAGGACGCTCCCGAGGGCGACGCCTTCGACGTCGACACGGTGGCCGGGCTGCTGGTCGAGAAGCTGGTGCGCCGGCATCCGCACGTCTTCGCCGACGGCCAGGCCACGACGCCCGGCGAGGTCGAGCAGGAGTGGGAGCGGATCAAGGCCCTCGAGAAGGCGGGCGCGGGCGACGCCTACGCCCAGGACCTGCTGCACGGCATCCCGCCCACCCTGCCGCCGGCACTGGCCGCCGACAAGGTGCTGGCCCGGATGCGGCGGAGAGACCTCGAGGCCCAGCCCGCGGTCCTGGCCGAGCTCGAGGAGGCCCGGGCCGCGCTCGCCCAGGCCGAGGAGCGGGTCCGTGCGGCGGTCGCGGACGTGGCCGGTAGCGCCGTCCCCACCGCCTGA